From a region of the Corallococcus coralloides DSM 2259 genome:
- a CDS encoding ParB/RepB/Spo0J family partition protein, which produces MQKNADTQKRALGRGLSALIPQAAPAAPAPAAPPPKPGVLKLAIESIHRDPLQPRRHFDETKLHELTESIKAQGLLQPILVRKNPNKGGEGYLIIAGERRWRASQAAGLKEIPAIVREVTEAESFELALVENLQRADLNPIEEADGYRRLVEEFKLTQEQVAQKVGKERSTVANALRLLALPPDVKAMVADGSLSMGHARALLGVPRLPELQNLAKQVTEKKLSVRDTERLVQQGKSAKGGKDAGKPAPKVSPQVKALTEELQRRLGTKVRLSEKSPGKGTLEVDFFSYDDLDRLLKLLRKE; this is translated from the coding sequence GTGCAGAAGAACGCAGACACCCAGAAGCGCGCCCTGGGCCGGGGCCTGTCCGCCCTCATCCCCCAGGCCGCCCCCGCCGCTCCGGCGCCCGCCGCGCCGCCGCCGAAGCCCGGCGTGCTCAAGCTGGCCATCGAGTCCATCCACCGCGACCCGCTCCAGCCCCGCCGCCACTTCGACGAGACGAAGCTCCACGAGCTCACCGAGTCCATCAAGGCGCAGGGCCTGCTCCAGCCCATCCTCGTCCGCAAGAACCCGAACAAGGGCGGCGAGGGCTACCTCATCATCGCGGGCGAGCGCCGCTGGCGCGCGTCCCAGGCCGCGGGTCTGAAGGAAATCCCCGCCATCGTGCGCGAGGTCACGGAGGCCGAGTCCTTCGAGCTCGCCCTGGTGGAGAACCTCCAGCGCGCGGACTTGAACCCCATTGAAGAGGCGGACGGCTACCGGCGCCTGGTGGAGGAGTTCAAGCTCACGCAGGAGCAGGTGGCCCAGAAGGTCGGCAAGGAGCGCTCCACCGTCGCGAACGCGCTGCGCCTCCTGGCCCTGCCCCCGGACGTGAAGGCCATGGTGGCGGACGGGTCGCTCAGCATGGGGCACGCTCGCGCGCTGCTCGGCGTGCCCCGGCTGCCGGAGCTCCAGAACCTGGCGAAGCAGGTGACGGAGAAGAAGCTGTCCGTGCGCGACACGGAGCGGCTGGTCCAGCAGGGCAAGTCCGCGAAGGGCGGCAAGGATGCAGGGAAGCCGGCGCCCAAGGTGAGCCCGCAGGTGAAGGCGCTCACCGAGGAGCTGCAGCGTCGGTTGGGAACAAAGGTCCGTCTGTCGGAGAAAAGCCCGGGAAAAGGCACCCTGGAAGTCGACTTCTTCTCCTACGATGACCTCGACAGGCTGTTGAAGCTTCTGAGGAAGGAGTAG
- a CDS encoding oxidoreductase, giving the protein MTTKQQPLNSGFGATTTTREALGNTRLDGTVAIVTGGYAGIGLETTRTLHAAGATVIVPARTPDKARAALAGLERVEVEPLDLIDPASIDAFASRFIASGRPLHLLINNAGIMASPLTRDARGYESQFATNHLGHFQLTARLWPALKQANGARVVCLSSRGHFFADVDFEDPFFLKRPYDKWVAYGQSKTANILFAVGLDARGEAHGVRAFAVHPGGILTELVRSMSEEEVRASIENSNKVEPLKTPEQGAATTVWCATSPQLAGKGGVYCENVDIAVMAPPDATIRRGVKDWAVDPKRADRLWSASEAWTGARFNP; this is encoded by the coding sequence ATGACCACGAAACAGCAGCCCCTGAACTCTGGCTTCGGCGCGACCACCACCACACGCGAGGCCCTGGGCAACACCCGGCTCGATGGCACCGTCGCCATCGTGACCGGCGGCTACGCGGGCATCGGACTGGAGACCACCCGCACGCTCCATGCAGCGGGTGCCACCGTCATCGTCCCCGCGCGAACTCCCGACAAGGCCCGCGCCGCGCTCGCCGGATTGGAGCGCGTGGAGGTGGAGCCGTTGGACCTCATCGACCCGGCGTCCATCGATGCGTTCGCCTCGCGCTTCATCGCGTCCGGCCGGCCGCTGCATCTGCTCATCAACAACGCGGGCATCATGGCCTCGCCGCTCACCCGCGATGCGCGCGGGTACGAGTCCCAATTCGCCACCAACCACCTGGGCCACTTCCAGCTCACCGCCCGGCTCTGGCCCGCGCTGAAGCAGGCGAACGGCGCGCGCGTGGTGTGCCTGTCATCGCGCGGCCACTTCTTCGCCGACGTCGACTTCGAGGACCCCTTCTTCCTGAAGCGCCCCTACGACAAGTGGGTCGCCTACGGGCAGTCGAAGACCGCGAACATCCTCTTCGCTGTCGGACTGGATGCGCGCGGTGAAGCCCATGGCGTGCGCGCGTTCGCCGTCCACCCCGGCGGCATCCTCACGGAGCTGGTCCGGTCCATGTCCGAGGAGGAGGTCCGCGCCTCCATCGAGAACTCCAACAAGGTCGAACCGCTGAAGACGCCGGAACAGGGCGCCGCGACCACGGTCTGGTGCGCGACGAGTCCCCAGCTCGCGGGCAAGGGCGGCGTCTACTGCGAGAACGTCGACATCGCCGTGATGGCGCCCCCCGACGCCACCATCCGGCGCGGCGTGAAGGACTGGGCCGTGGATCCGAAGCGGGCCGACCGGTTGTGGTCCGCGAGCGAGGCGTGGACCGGCGCTCGCTTCAACCCGTGA
- a CDS encoding ParA family protein — translation MGRIICISNQKGGVGKTTTAINLAASLASAERRTLLVDMDPQGNAGSGLGLKRENLTGTVYDALLGGRPASELVHPTELRFLQVIPATPDLTGAEVELVNQERREFRLREALLPLKDKYDYIIIDCPPSLGLLTLNALVTADSVLIPLQCEYYALEGLSQLTHTIDLVKQGLNPSLKMEGILLTMFDARANIAHQVVDEVRGYFKDQVFQAVVPRNVRLSECPSFGKPIILYDIKSKGCESYLALGRELMRRDSPKPSKRRVA, via the coding sequence GTGGGTCGTATCATCTGCATCTCCAACCAGAAGGGCGGCGTGGGTAAGACCACCACCGCCATCAACCTCGCCGCGAGCCTCGCCTCCGCGGAGCGCCGCACCCTGCTGGTGGACATGGACCCCCAGGGCAACGCCGGCAGCGGCCTGGGCCTCAAGCGCGAGAACCTCACCGGCACCGTCTACGACGCACTCCTCGGCGGCCGCCCCGCTTCGGAGCTGGTCCACCCCACCGAGCTGCGCTTCCTCCAGGTCATCCCCGCCACGCCCGACCTCACCGGCGCGGAAGTCGAACTCGTCAACCAGGAGCGCCGCGAGTTCCGCCTGCGCGAAGCCCTGCTGCCGCTCAAGGACAAGTACGACTACATCATCATCGACTGTCCGCCCTCGCTCGGCCTGCTCACGCTCAACGCGCTGGTGACCGCGGACTCCGTCCTCATCCCGCTCCAGTGCGAGTACTACGCGCTCGAGGGTCTCTCGCAGCTCACGCACACCATCGACCTGGTCAAGCAGGGGCTCAACCCCTCGCTGAAGATGGAGGGCATCCTCCTGACCATGTTCGACGCGCGCGCCAACATCGCCCACCAGGTCGTGGACGAGGTGCGCGGCTACTTCAAGGACCAGGTCTTCCAGGCCGTCGTGCCGCGCAACGTGCGCCTGTCCGAGTGCCCGTCCTTCGGCAAGCCGATCATCCTCTATGACATCAAGTCCAAGGGCTGCGAGAGCTACCTGGCCCTGGGCCGCGAGCTGATGCGCCGGGACTCCCCCAAGCCGTCCAAGCGCCGGGTCGCCTGA
- a CDS encoding FAD-dependent oxidoreductase has protein sequence MHIAKTVGIIGGGPGGLTLARILETRGIAATVFELDEHPFARPQGGSLDLHGDSGLRALREAGLEAGFKAVARYDDQGDAIYDAQGTLHFQHNEASDGDRPEIDRTQLRSLLLDSLPAEWLRWGSKVSAVESLSDGRYRVMGPAGTLGEFDLVVGADGAWSRIRPLVSSATPAFTGVLFIELQIDDVDTRHPEVAKLLPRGKISVVGNNQGLIAQRSSHGHVRAYFMFRVSEAQLQQGLVDTSSPTRAREQLKALLPGWAPSLLTFIDACNDSIVARPIVALPVGHRWMHRPGVTLLGDAAHVMPPFSGEGVNMAMLDGLELGLALAADADWSRAVKGYEEAMFERAASAAAGAMQGLDFVSEHALEHVLEHFRELQQAGA, from the coding sequence ATGCACATAGCGAAGACAGTGGGAATCATTGGGGGTGGTCCGGGTGGGCTGACGTTGGCGCGGATCCTGGAGACTCGGGGCATCGCGGCCACGGTGTTCGAGCTGGATGAGCACCCGTTCGCCCGTCCCCAGGGAGGTTCGCTGGACCTGCACGGCGACTCCGGGCTGCGCGCGCTTCGCGAGGCCGGACTGGAGGCGGGGTTCAAGGCCGTCGCCCGGTACGACGACCAGGGCGACGCCATCTATGACGCGCAGGGGACGCTCCACTTCCAGCACAACGAGGCGAGCGACGGCGACCGGCCAGAGATTGACCGCACACAGCTGCGCTCGCTCCTGCTGGACAGCCTCCCCGCGGAATGGCTCCGCTGGGGAAGCAAGGTGTCCGCGGTGGAGTCACTCTCCGACGGGCGCTACCGCGTCATGGGCCCGGCGGGCACGCTCGGCGAGTTCGACCTGGTGGTCGGCGCGGATGGTGCCTGGTCACGGATCCGCCCGCTCGTGTCCTCAGCGACGCCGGCCTTCACGGGCGTGCTCTTCATCGAGCTGCAGATCGACGACGTGGACACGCGGCATCCGGAGGTCGCGAAGCTGCTCCCGCGCGGAAAGATCTCCGTCGTTGGGAACAACCAGGGCCTCATCGCCCAGCGCAGCAGTCACGGACACGTGCGCGCCTACTTCATGTTCCGCGTGTCCGAGGCACAGCTCCAGCAGGGACTCGTGGACACGTCCTCCCCTACTCGCGCTCGAGAGCAGCTCAAGGCGCTGCTTCCGGGGTGGGCTCCGTCCCTGCTCACGTTCATCGACGCGTGCAACGACAGCATCGTCGCGCGTCCCATCGTCGCGCTGCCCGTCGGACACCGATGGATGCACCGGCCGGGCGTGACGCTGCTCGGGGACGCGGCCCACGTCATGCCGCCCTTCTCCGGCGAGGGCGTGAACATGGCGATGCTCGATGGTCTGGAGCTGGGGCTCGCGCTCGCGGCGGACGCCGACTGGAGCCGGGCCGTGAAGGGCTACGAGGAGGCCATGTTCGAGCGTGCCGCCTCCGCCGCCGCGGGTGCCATGCAGGGGCTCGACTTCGTCTCCGAGCACGCGCTCGAGCACGTGCTGGAGCACTTCCGGGAGCTCCAGCAGGCCGGAGCCTGA
- the rsmG gene encoding 16S rRNA (guanine(527)-N(7))-methyltransferase RsmG, whose product MDNARFADQLASGCSALGITVGPDVGPKLQRLMAELLKWNAKVNLTAITAPEEVLEKHFLDSLAVLPEVKGATSLLDLGAGAGFPGLPLKLELPEMGVTLVDTVGKKIAFIKAAAASLGLVGVRGLHARAEGKPETEGIPRAQVLIARAFMDLPDWLNLAPAYVEEGGRVVAMLGKQQTDAELQARAAERNLRVVSARSYRLPFSGAERQVAVFAKQ is encoded by the coding sequence GTGGATAACGCGCGGTTCGCAGATCAGCTGGCATCCGGATGCAGTGCGTTGGGAATCACCGTGGGGCCGGACGTGGGCCCCAAGCTCCAGCGGCTGATGGCGGAGCTCCTGAAGTGGAACGCGAAGGTGAACCTCACGGCCATCACCGCGCCGGAGGAGGTGCTGGAGAAGCACTTCCTGGATTCGCTGGCGGTGCTGCCGGAGGTGAAGGGCGCGACGTCGCTGCTGGACCTGGGCGCGGGCGCGGGCTTCCCCGGGCTGCCGCTCAAGCTGGAGCTGCCGGAGATGGGCGTGACGCTGGTGGACACGGTCGGCAAGAAGATCGCGTTCATCAAGGCCGCCGCCGCCAGCCTGGGCCTCGTCGGCGTGCGCGGGCTGCATGCTCGGGCGGAAGGGAAGCCGGAGACGGAAGGGATTCCGCGCGCGCAGGTGCTCATCGCGCGAGCGTTCATGGACCTGCCGGACTGGCTGAACCTGGCGCCCGCGTATGTCGAAGAGGGCGGACGCGTGGTGGCGATGCTGGGCAAGCAGCAGACGGACGCGGAGCTCCAGGCGCGCGCGGCCGAGCGCAACCTGCGCGTGGTGTCCGCCCGGTCGTACCGGCTCCCGTTCTCCGGCGCGGAGCGTCAGGTCGCGGTGTTCGCGAAGCAGTAG
- a CDS encoding VOC family protein, whose product MDAVKLRVARPTRNLDAVVRFYRDGLGFEVLGGFEDHAGFDGVMLGHAGAPYHLEFTVERGHEAPRAPSEDHLLVFYVPDPEAWAARVRRMEAAGFAPVPSRNPYWDANGRTFEDPDGYRVVLQQAAWSR is encoded by the coding sequence ATGGACGCGGTGAAGCTGCGGGTCGCGAGGCCGACACGGAACCTGGACGCGGTGGTGCGCTTCTACCGGGACGGGTTGGGCTTCGAGGTGCTCGGAGGATTCGAGGACCACGCGGGGTTCGACGGCGTGATGCTCGGACATGCGGGCGCGCCGTACCACCTGGAGTTCACGGTGGAGCGCGGACACGAAGCACCGCGAGCTCCATCCGAAGACCACCTCCTGGTGTTCTACGTGCCGGACCCGGAAGCGTGGGCAGCGCGAGTCCGCCGCATGGAGGCCGCGGGCTTCGCGCCGGTGCCGTCACGCAATCCGTACTGGGATGCGAACGGAAGGACCTTCGAGGATCCGGACGGCTACCGCGTCGTGCTTCAGCAAGCCGCCTGGTCGCGCTGA
- a CDS encoding helix-turn-helix transcriptional regulator → MTDTSRSSGRVELAHFLRSRRERLRPEDVGLPSGSRRRTPGLRREELARLADVGVSWYTWLEQGRDIHVSEPLLERLVVALRLTPTERLHLFALAHGRPAPMPVRSPESVSDALQRLLDAHPFPALVSTRRWDIIAWNAAATVLYADLGFPASAPEERNGLWALFMNPDRRARMPSWEEAVRRAVAGFRMDAARAADRSEFDALAEKLQAASPEFARLWHEHDVVETPSMLKVLILPELGPIEFENVTLTYSEPDGRELRVSFYAPHPGPHLERTRALFQRT, encoded by the coding sequence GTGACGGACACCTCCCGCAGCTCCGGGCGCGTCGAGCTCGCGCACTTCCTTCGCAGCCGCCGTGAGCGATTGCGTCCGGAGGACGTGGGACTTCCGTCCGGTTCGCGGCGGCGCACGCCGGGCCTTCGCCGCGAGGAACTGGCGCGGCTCGCTGACGTGGGCGTCAGTTGGTACACGTGGCTGGAGCAGGGGAGGGACATCCACGTCTCCGAACCGCTGCTGGAGCGCCTGGTGGTCGCGCTCCGTCTCACGCCGACGGAGCGTCTGCACCTCTTCGCGCTGGCGCACGGCCGGCCCGCGCCCATGCCCGTGCGCTCACCGGAGTCGGTCAGTGACGCGCTTCAACGACTGCTCGATGCGCATCCCTTTCCGGCGCTCGTCTCCACGCGGCGGTGGGACATCATCGCGTGGAACGCGGCGGCGACGGTCCTCTACGCGGACCTGGGATTTCCGGCCTCCGCACCAGAAGAGCGCAACGGCTTGTGGGCGCTGTTCATGAATCCGGACCGGCGCGCGCGCATGCCCTCCTGGGAGGAGGCGGTGCGCCGAGCCGTGGCGGGATTCCGGATGGACGCCGCGAGGGCCGCGGACCGCTCGGAGTTCGACGCGCTGGCGGAGAAGCTCCAGGCCGCGAGCCCGGAGTTCGCGCGCCTCTGGCATGAGCACGACGTGGTGGAGACCCCATCCATGTTGAAGGTGCTCATCCTCCCGGAGCTGGGGCCCATCGAGTTCGAGAACGTCACGCTCACGTACTCGGAACCCGATGGGCGGGAGCTGCGCGTGTCCTTCTATGCGCCGCATCCCGGTCCCCACCTGGAGCGCACCCGGGCGCTGTTCCAGCGGACGTAG
- the mnmG gene encoding tRNA uridine-5-carboxymethylaminomethyl(34) synthesis enzyme MnmG, protein MELRYDIVVVGLGHAGCEAALACARMGLSTLGVTLKRERAAVMSCNPAVGGTAKGHLVRELDALGGQMGRAADLAGTHVKILNPSKGPAVQATRVLCDRDAYAAGMQAVLFTQPNLTVREGEVAAVVAEEGRVKGVVLGDGTQVVARAVLLTTGTFLRALMHVGEQKEVGGRLGDEAARGLSESLHSLGFTLGRFKTGTPARLSRDSIDWDAVTPQPGDVGVRPLSWRTQLEQGLPFPRRPSVMCGLTATTEATHRLLRDNLHRSPLFQGDIVGRGPRYCPSLEDKVVRFAARERHQVFLEPEGPTSPLVYPAGLSTSMPADVQLEFLRTIPGLSRVEVVRYGYAVEYDYAPPTQLHPTLETKAVAGLFFAGQLNGTSGYEEAAFQGLWAGIQAALQVKGEPALVVGRDEAHGAVLVDDLVTKGVDEPFRMFTSRSEHRLKLREGNADLRLARHGHRVGLLPKEALERAEARAQAVTAEVARLKRTGLAMRLKRPEVTYAQLAQEREDFPALTPDVAEEVEVEVKYEGYIAQAARAAAREAEASDRWRIPDTFRFTDVRGLGTEAVEKLSAHRPGTVGQARRIPGLTPAAVSLLLVALKRGQGPSSDQEQGCG, encoded by the coding sequence ATGGAACTCCGATACGACATCGTCGTGGTGGGCCTGGGCCACGCGGGCTGCGAGGCGGCGCTCGCGTGCGCGCGCATGGGCCTGTCCACCCTGGGCGTGACGCTCAAGCGCGAGCGCGCCGCCGTGATGAGCTGCAACCCCGCCGTGGGTGGCACCGCCAAGGGCCACCTGGTGCGTGAGCTGGATGCGCTCGGTGGACAGATGGGCCGCGCGGCGGACCTCGCGGGCACGCACGTCAAGATCCTCAATCCCTCCAAGGGCCCCGCCGTGCAGGCCACCCGCGTCCTCTGCGACCGCGACGCCTACGCCGCCGGCATGCAGGCCGTGCTCTTCACCCAACCCAACCTCACCGTGCGCGAGGGCGAAGTGGCCGCCGTCGTCGCGGAAGAGGGGAGGGTGAAGGGCGTGGTGCTGGGGGATGGCACGCAGGTGGTGGCCCGCGCGGTGCTCCTCACCACCGGCACCTTCCTTCGCGCGCTGATGCACGTGGGCGAGCAGAAGGAGGTCGGCGGCCGGCTGGGAGACGAAGCCGCGCGCGGTCTATCGGAGTCGCTGCATTCACTCGGCTTCACGCTGGGCCGCTTCAAGACGGGCACGCCCGCGCGCCTGTCCCGCGACAGCATTGACTGGGATGCTGTTACTCCGCAGCCGGGGGACGTGGGCGTGCGGCCGTTGTCCTGGCGCACGCAGCTGGAGCAGGGCCTGCCGTTCCCGCGCCGGCCCTCCGTGATGTGCGGCCTCACCGCGACGACTGAGGCGACGCACCGGCTGCTGCGCGACAACCTGCACCGCTCGCCGCTGTTCCAGGGGGACATCGTGGGGCGAGGGCCCCGGTACTGCCCGTCGCTGGAGGACAAGGTGGTGCGCTTCGCCGCTCGCGAACGGCACCAGGTGTTCCTCGAACCGGAGGGGCCCACGTCGCCGCTGGTGTACCCGGCGGGCCTGTCCACCAGCATGCCCGCGGACGTGCAGCTGGAGTTCCTGCGCACCATCCCGGGCCTGTCCCGTGTGGAGGTGGTCCGCTACGGCTACGCGGTGGAGTACGACTACGCGCCGCCCACGCAGCTGCACCCCACGCTGGAGACGAAGGCCGTCGCGGGCCTGTTCTTCGCGGGCCAGCTCAACGGCACCTCCGGCTACGAGGAGGCCGCCTTCCAGGGCCTGTGGGCCGGCATCCAGGCGGCGCTCCAGGTGAAGGGCGAACCGGCGCTCGTCGTGGGCCGTGATGAGGCGCACGGCGCGGTGCTCGTGGATGACCTGGTGACGAAGGGCGTGGATGAACCGTTCCGCATGTTCACCAGCCGCTCCGAACACCGGCTCAAGCTGCGCGAGGGCAACGCGGACCTGCGGCTCGCGCGGCACGGGCATCGCGTGGGGCTGTTGCCGAAGGAGGCCCTGGAGCGCGCGGAGGCTCGGGCCCAGGCGGTGACGGCGGAGGTCGCGCGGCTCAAGCGCACCGGCCTGGCCATGCGGCTCAAGCGCCCGGAGGTCACGTACGCGCAGCTGGCTCAAGAGCGCGAGGACTTCCCGGCGCTCACCCCTGACGTCGCGGAGGAGGTGGAGGTGGAGGTGAAGTACGAGGGCTACATCGCCCAGGCCGCCCGGGCCGCGGCGCGCGAGGCGGAGGCGTCCGACCGCTGGCGCATCCCGGACACGTTCCGCTTCACGGACGTGCGGGGTCTGGGTACGGAGGCGGTGGAGAAGCTGTCCGCGCACCGGCCCGGGACGGTGGGGCAGGCCCGGCGGATTCCGGGCCTGACGCCCGCCGCGGTGTCCCTGCTCCTGGTCGCGCTCAAGCGGGGGCAGGGGCCGTCAAGTGATCAGGAACAGGGCTGTGGATAA